CCGCGGCGGCGGCATGGAGGAGTGCCCGCCGCTGTCCTCGGCACTGAGCATGAGGCTCAGATAGCCCTTCTCGGCAATGCCGACCAGCGCCACCGGACCAGAGAGCCCCAGCATACCGTCCTGCATCACCGCGCCGCCCTCGTCCAGCACCAGCGCTGGACGCACCTGCAGCTTGTGCAGGAGTTCGGCGATGCGTGCGGCGCCGTCGCGCCCGCCAACCTCCTCGTCATGGCCGAAGGCCAGGTAAATGGTGCGGCGTGGTTTGAAGCCGCGTGCCAGCAGCAGTTCGACCGCTTCCAGTTGCGCCAGAGCGCTGGCCTTGTCGTCCAGCGCGCCGCGCCCCCAGACGTAGCCGTCGGCGATGTCGCCGCCAAAGGGCGGCCGCTGCCAGTCGTGCTCGCGGCCCGGCTCGACCGGCACCACATCGAGATGCGCGAGCAGCAGCAGGGGGTCTAGGCCCGCCTCGCTGCCCGGCCAGGTATAGAGCAGGCTC
This portion of the Nevskiales bacterium genome encodes:
- a CDS encoding M20/M25/M40 family metallo-hydrolase, which encodes MRRILLFAGLALGLVLSIALFNALNFRPRAGEYPPPAKLAIEPEAAARRLAGALAIPTVSHEDRDRIDETAFLRLQDYLGTQFPRVHRVLNRETVSQLSLLYTWPGSEAGLDPLLLLAHLDVVPVEPGREHDWQRPPFGGDIADGYVWGRGALDDKASALAQLEAVELLLARGFKPRRTIYLAFGHDEEVGGRDGAARIAELLHKLQVRPALVLDEGGAVMQDGMLGLSGPVALVGIAEKGYLSLMLSAEDSGGHSSMPPPR